Genomic segment of Kibdelosporangium phytohabitans:
ACACGGTGTCGGAACGCCTGTCACTGCGCACCCGGTTCGCCCGTGCGGAAGAACTTCACGCTGGACACCTCGCCGACGACCAACCCGGACGGCAGCACCGGCCTGATCACGCCCTTCCCGTACGGATTGCTCTCCATGTTGAGCATGGACCGGGATGTGCCCACCCGGAAGCAGCCGTCCACGGGAGCCGACTGCGCCGGCACGGTCAGCCTGATCCGTAGGCGCCCACCAGGTCCGTCAACTCTTCATTCGGGCCAGAGGCAACGGCGATGGGCTGTCAGTGTTCACGGCCGATGAGCATGTGCGGGTAGCCGCGGTCGATCCGCTCGCCGAGCTCGACGTTGAGTCCGGCGATGAACTCGTCCAACCGGGCGGTGGCCTCCTCGACGGAGTCCGCATCCCCCTTGAACTCGAACTCGACGAAGTCACCGGCGTGCAGGACCTGGTCGAACGCGACCTCGACAGTCGGCATCGTCCACTCTTCCCGCGTCTTGTCGACCGTCACCAGCGGCAGGAAGTCCAGCATCTGCAGCATCCGCCGAACGGCCTCCACATCGTCCACCATGGACTCGAACTCGTCGGCGTGTGTCTTGGTGATCGCGTCGACGGGGAGCCAACGCTTGTAGTTGATCGAACTGCCGCGCTCGTCGGTGCGCACCCGGAACCATTCGGAGATGGCATCGGGCGCGAGGAAGTCGCGATGCGGCGCGTTGAAGTACTGGTCGACCTGGTGCGTCGGCTCACCTGGCTTCCCGCCCAACCGGCGCAGCCGGGTCTTCAAAGCTTCCACGTCGGCAACCGCGTATTTCTTCTCGACCTCGACGTACTGCACGATCAGACCTCGCAGGGGCGCTCGCGTGAGTGGAACAGGGCCTTCATTCTCCAGCCGGCCGCCACCGGGTCTCACAGCGCCCCTGTGCACTGAATTTCGCTCGGGCGGGCGCAACGGCTGCCCTGCGACCAAGTGATGTCCACAGTGGACAGCAAAGTGGAAGGTGCCGTCGTTCGCCGCGTGCCGCGCCCGGGAGTTCGTGGCCGCGGGCACACTCCGGTAGCCCCGTACACACTGATACTCCAAGATCGCCCGGAGGAGCGAGAATGGGCGCAGACCTTCACCGGTCCTCGGCCCTGCGCCGCGTTTGGGTGGCCAGGAGTTCGTCGAGGAAGCCGCCCGCTTCAGCGGCAGCCAGCTCCGCGTCCTTGGCTTCGATCGCTTCGAGCAGCCCGCTGTGGCCGATCGCGGCGATGTCGCCGCTCGGTTCCGCGGTGGCCGCGACGCTGGCCGTGACCACCTCGGTGACCCCGTGGTACAGCTCGGCGAGCAGCGTGTTATGTCCACTTCGGACAACCGCGAGGTGGAATTCCGCGTCGATGTGGGCGAAGTCCCCGGTTCGGCGTTCGGCGTGCGCGCGGTCCCGTCTGGCGAGCAGGTCGGACAGGGTGGTGAGGTCCTCTTCGGTGCGGTTCAGGGCGGCGAGCCGGGCGCCTCCCACTTCGAGCGCGCGTCGCACCTGCAGCACCTCGTGCAGTTCCGAGCCGCACAGCCTGCGGATCGCGCCGGAGACCTCACTGGTCGCCCTGACGTAGGTGCCGTCGCCCTGGCGTACTTCGAGCAGCCCGCTGTGGGACAGCGCGCGCACCGCCTCGCGGACCGTGTTCCGCCCGACGCCGAGCAAGGCGACCAGTTCCGGCTCGGTGGGAATGCGCTCGCCGACCGGCCACTCACCTGCCGCGATGGCCGTGCGGAGCCGCCCGATCACCTCGTCGACGAGGCCGGAACGTCGTGCGGTGGCCAATGCATGGGCTGCGTCCTTTCTCGGCGGACCAGCACGTGAGAACACCGTCACAGTTGGTTCGTCCAATCATCCCATGTTTGCCATAGTAGGTCCATGACGTCGCCGAAGCTTGCCTCCGACAGCGGCCTGGAGCTGGAACTCGACGGTGCGATCGAGATACCGCCGTCGAAGGACCGCTCCGCGGCGCTCGCCGGAACCGGTCTGCTCGCGGTGGCTGTGGTGCTGACCGCGCTCAACCTGCGGCCCGCGATCACCAGCGTCGGCCCGCTGCTGGGCGAAGCGCGGGAATCGCTTGGCGCCTCCTCGACCTGGGCTGGCGCGCTTACCACGCTGCCCGCGCTGTGCTTCGCGATTGCCGGGCTCGCCGCGCCGGTGCTCGCGCGCCGCGTCGGCATGGGACCCGCGGTCGGCATCGCGCTCGGCGTGCTCGGCGTCGGGCTGGTCATGCGCGTCCTCGACGGTCCGCTGGTGGTGCTCGGCGGCACGCTGGTGGCCTCGGCCGGGATCGCGTTCGCCAACGTCCTGGTGCCGGTGGTCGTCAAGAACTCGTTCCCGGCGAAGGTCGGGCTGATGACCGGCGTCTACACGGCCGCGCTGCAGGCGGGCGGTGCCATCGGGTCCTCGGTGACGCCGCCGCTCGACACCGCGTTCGGCGGCTGGCGCCCCGCGCTGGTGAGTTGGGCGGCACTGGCAGTGCTCGCGCTCGTGGTGTGGATCTTCGCCACGCGCCGCAAGGCACCCGCCGCGAAGGACGGCGAGAACACGGTCGAGGCCGCGCGTTCGTTGCTGCGCAGCCCGCTCGCGTGGATCATCACGCTCTTCTTCGGCATGCAGGCCTTCCTCGCCTACGTCGTGATGGGCTGGCTGCCGGAGGTCCTGATGGACGCCGGTGTGTCCACGGCGGACGCGGGCCTGCTGCTGGGCCTGATGTCGATCATCGCGGTACCGATCAGCTTGATCGTCCCGCCGATCGCGGCGCGCCAGGGCAGCCAGACGTGGTGGGTCGTCGGGCTGGGCGTGTTCGGGCTCGCCGGCCTGTTCGGCCTGCTGCTCGCACCGTCGGCCTCGCCGCTGCTGTGGTCCGTGCTGGTCGGCTTCGGCATGAGCGTGTTCTCGCTCGCGCTGACCACCATCGCGCTGCGGGCCCGCACCGGCGCGCAGACCGCGAAGCTCTCCGGTATGGCACAAGGCTTCGGCTACCTGATCGGCGCGACCGGCCCGTTCCTGTTCGGCCTCCTGCACGACCTGACCGACGCGTGGACCGTCCCGTTCATCATGCTGATCGTCGTGCTCGGCGTGCAGATCGTCTTCGGCGGCCTCGCGGGCCGCAACAGGTACGTCTAGTTCGCGGTGTCCTTATGTGTCGTCGGGATGCAGTCCTGGCCCATGACTCCAGTGTGCCCGGCGCGATCGGCG
This window contains:
- the cyaB gene encoding class IV adenylate cyclase — encoded protein: MQYVEVEKKYAVADVEALKTRLRRLGGKPGEPTHQVDQYFNAPHRDFLAPDAISEWFRVRTDERGSSINYKRWLPVDAITKTHADEFESMVDDVEAVRRMLQMLDFLPLVTVDKTREEWTMPTVEVAFDQVLHAGDFVEFEFKGDADSVEEATARLDEFIAGLNVELGERIDRGYPHMLIGREH
- a CDS encoding FadR/GntR family transcriptional regulator, with protein sequence MATARRSGLVDEVIGRLRTAIAAGEWPVGERIPTEPELVALLGVGRNTVREAVRALSHSGLLEVRQGDGTYVRATSEVSGAIRRLCGSELHEVLQVRRALEVGGARLAALNRTEEDLTTLSDLLARRDRAHAERRTGDFAHIDAEFHLAVVRSGHNTLLAELYHGVTEVVTASVAATAEPSGDIAAIGHSGLLEAIEAKDAELAAAEAGGFLDELLATQTRRRAEDR
- a CDS encoding CynX/NimT family MFS transporter — translated: MTSPKLASDSGLELELDGAIEIPPSKDRSAALAGTGLLAVAVVLTALNLRPAITSVGPLLGEARESLGASSTWAGALTTLPALCFAIAGLAAPVLARRVGMGPAVGIALGVLGVGLVMRVLDGPLVVLGGTLVASAGIAFANVLVPVVVKNSFPAKVGLMTGVYTAALQAGGAIGSSVTPPLDTAFGGWRPALVSWAALAVLALVVWIFATRRKAPAAKDGENTVEAARSLLRSPLAWIITLFFGMQAFLAYVVMGWLPEVLMDAGVSTADAGLLLGLMSIIAVPISLIVPPIAARQGSQTWWVVGLGVFGLAGLFGLLLAPSASPLLWSVLVGFGMSVFSLALTTIALRARTGAQTAKLSGMAQGFGYLIGATGPFLFGLLHDLTDAWTVPFIMLIVVLGVQIVFGGLAGRNRYV